Proteins from one Oncorhynchus masou masou isolate Uvic2021 unplaced genomic scaffold, UVic_Omas_1.1 unplaced_scaffold_1051, whole genome shotgun sequence genomic window:
- the LOC135528854 gene encoding C-C motif chemokine 13-like, with product MKTLTALLLLGLLCSPHTTSAGVIALETSTDCCVKFSARIPLQQVVSLRTTSSSCPRKALIFTTKKGKTFCVDPSEAWVQSHVTKIESRTQ from the exons ATGAAGACCCTGACTGCTCTACTCCTCCTGGGACTGCTCTGCTCCCCGCATACGACttctgcag GTGTCATCGCGTTGGAAACATCAACTGACTGCTGTGTGAAATTCAGCGCGAGGATCCCTCTTCAACAAGTAGTTTCTCTCAGAACAACCTCCAGTAGCTGCCCTCGCAAAGCACTGAT TTTCACCACAAAGAAAGGGAAGACATTTTGTGTTGACCCTTCTGAAGCCTGGGTCCAGAGTCATGTGACCAAGATTGAGAGCAGAACCCAATGA